In Roseiconus lacunae, a genomic segment contains:
- a CDS encoding PEP-CTERM sorting domain-containing protein (PEP-CTERM proteins occur, often in large numbers, in the proteomes of bacteria that also encode an exosortase, a predicted intramembrane cysteine proteinase. The presence of a PEP-CTERM domain at a protein's C-terminus predicts cleavage within the sorting domain, followed by covalent anchoring to some some component of the (usually Gram-negative) cell surface. Many PEP-CTERM proteins exhibit an unusual sequence composition that includes large numbers of potential glycosylation sites. Expression of one such protein has been shown restore the ability of a bacterium to form floc, a type of biofilm.) — protein MKTLFFALTMLVIAPAVVRAEIFIGLDLADAQSGTELNLNLGTSSTLEIWMSGAVDQNIRALSINLNSDNVGIVNSSNLLFDELTTRWPLNNATADWTGQSATGLLIDNAQGATLGSFAGTGVTFTAASPAVRLGTIDISADTVGSTNLAFSPGSNGVNDATGGITGFAVGGRSLNVLDVTAIPEPSSFAALGTLAMAGLVTRRRRR, from the coding sequence ATGAAAACGTTGTTCTTCGCTTTGACGATGCTGGTCATCGCCCCCGCAGTCGTTCGCGCCGAGATCTTTATCGGTCTTGATTTAGCTGACGCCCAATCTGGAACGGAACTGAACCTCAATCTGGGAACCAGTTCGACATTAGAAATCTGGATGAGCGGCGCGGTCGATCAAAATATTCGAGCCCTCTCGATCAATCTAAACAGTGACAACGTCGGGATTGTCAATTCATCGAATTTACTGTTCGACGAATTGACAACCCGTTGGCCGCTGAACAACGCGACGGCGGATTGGACTGGGCAATCGGCAACTGGATTGTTGATTGACAATGCACAAGGCGCAACGCTCGGTTCGTTTGCCGGCACCGGAGTAACTTTCACCGCCGCATCGCCCGCGGTTCGCTTAGGCACGATCGATATCTCAGCCGACACGGTCGGTTCGACCAATTTGGCATTCAGCCCCGGAAGCAACGGCGTCAACGATGCGACCGGTGGGATCACAGGTTTCGCGGTCGGCGGACGTTCGCTGAACGTTTTAGACGTCACCGCAATTCCCGAGCCTTCATCGTTCGCCGCATTGGGGACGCTGGCAATGGCAGGGTTGGTAACCCGCCGTCGTCGACGTTAA
- a CDS encoding substrate-binding domain-containing protein: MSMITSPTLPSPGKSWFKPPYRIAVLIQAANNFSRGIILGASAYSRQHGGWDFLYPATSINGLLFPKGEVPLPEGWHGEGILFRSTSDSLWQTIRDSGIPAVNVSWRGLQYDELISVVADPTRCGELAADYIASKQHEFFGYVGVPHWQGYTSELYDAIRRRLGADLITFEFPSQKDYQSCLRHRLSEWIKHLPKPIGIITWSTDQARILISICHSLGVSVPNEVSLVTCEYDELSAALSPIPISGVYQNPQGVGFEAARMLEGVISGQQATHSNQLVPPIDVIERESSNVVAFYDEFLQQCLKLIDHHLASGINATKLASEMDVSRRTLEMKFSKFTDKTPSAVIDESKIRVAKQLLCDTDLFLEDIAKRTGFSSTSAFTRFFKRNLGCSPSTYRNSHAFGDASW, translated from the coding sequence ATGAGCATGATCACTTCGCCGACTTTACCATCGCCTGGTAAAAGTTGGTTCAAGCCACCGTACCGGATCGCAGTTTTGATCCAGGCCGCGAACAACTTCAGCCGCGGAATTATTTTGGGAGCTTCGGCATATAGCCGGCAACACGGTGGTTGGGATTTTCTGTATCCGGCGACCTCGATCAATGGTTTGCTTTTTCCGAAGGGCGAAGTTCCGCTTCCCGAGGGCTGGCACGGCGAAGGGATTTTGTTCCGCAGTACCAGTGATTCGCTTTGGCAAACGATTCGCGATTCGGGAATTCCGGCGGTCAATGTTTCGTGGCGAGGGTTGCAGTACGATGAATTGATTAGTGTGGTAGCCGACCCAACTCGGTGTGGCGAATTGGCTGCCGACTACATCGCGTCGAAGCAGCATGAGTTCTTTGGTTACGTCGGGGTACCACATTGGCAAGGTTATACTTCCGAGCTTTATGATGCGATCCGGAGGCGACTGGGGGCCGACTTGATCACGTTTGAGTTCCCAAGTCAGAAAGACTATCAATCGTGTTTGCGCCATCGTCTTTCCGAGTGGATTAAGCATTTACCAAAGCCGATCGGAATCATTACATGGTCAACCGATCAGGCACGTATCTTGATTTCAATTTGTCATTCGTTGGGAGTGTCCGTTCCCAATGAAGTTTCGTTGGTGACTTGCGAATACGACGAACTCTCCGCCGCGCTTTCGCCGATCCCGATTTCCGGTGTTTACCAGAATCCTCAAGGGGTTGGTTTCGAAGCGGCACGGATGTTGGAAGGGGTGATCTCGGGTCAGCAAGCGACTCATTCGAATCAACTCGTCCCTCCGATCGACGTGATCGAGCGAGAGTCGTCGAATGTTGTTGCGTTTTACGACGAATTTTTGCAGCAGTGTTTGAAATTGATCGATCATCACTTAGCTAGCGGTATCAATGCGACAAAACTTGCCAGTGAGATGGACGTCTCGCGACGAACGTTGGAAATGAAGTTCTCTAAGTTCACCGACAAGACGCCTTCGGCCGTGATCGATGAATCCAAGATTCGAGTGGCCAAGCAATTGCTGTGCGATACCGATCTTTTTTTGGAAGACATCGCCAAGCGAACCGGCTTTTCTTCGACGTCTGCATTCACGCGTTTTTTTAAACGTAATCTGGGATGCTCACCGAGTACGTATCGCAATTCTCATGCGTTCGGTGATGCCAGTTGGTGA